In Sciurus carolinensis chromosome 17, mSciCar1.2, whole genome shotgun sequence, one genomic interval encodes:
- the Clec17a gene encoding C-type lectin domain family 17, member A, with the protein MAPPYRDLPPKPGWMAPPRPPRTGKKTKNPPLPGKSPTVAALDVPPVTLTSHQPGVDLEPPPVQPSLTTTPVPWLHQKSGSSRCYQEERLMVYLCLLLLVISLILSCISLIVTLIKYQEVVEKLRMFTFQQTAWQVNVTGMAGLAGLKKDIDRVRADTSQSLVELQGLLDCTRLTCPEGWLPFEGKCYYFSLSTKSWDEARKFCQENYSHLVIINTLAEHNFVAKAHGSPRVYWLGLNDKGREGDWRWLDGSPVTLSFWAPQEPNNILEEDCASMNNGGTWNDLSCAKTTYWICERKCSC; encoded by the exons ATGGCGCCACCCTACAGGGACCTGCCCCCCAAGCCAG GTTGGATGGCTCCGCCAAGGCCTCCGCGGACAG GAAAGAAAACGAAGAACCCTCCTCTTCCTGGCAAGTCCCCAACGGTGGCAG CTTTGGACGTCCCACCTGTCACCCTCACGTCTCATCAGCCGG gAGTTGATCTGGAGCCTCCTCCAGTCCAGCCGTCACTGACCA CCACTCCAGTGCCCTGGCTCCATCAGAAGTCTGGGAGTTCTAGGTGTTACCAGGAGGAAAGGCTAATGGTGTACCTGTGTCTGCTGCTGCTGGTGATATCACTGATCCTGAGCTGCATCAGTCTGATTGTGACCCTGATTAAGT ACCAGGAGGTGGTGGAAAAGCTGAGGATGTTCACCTTTCAGCAGACGGCGTGGCAGGTGAACG TGACTGGCATGGCAGGGCTGGCCGGCCTGAAGAAGGACATTGACCGCGTAAGAGCAGACACCAGCCAGTCCCTGGTGGAACTTCAGGGTTTATTAG ACTGCACCAGGCTAACCTGCCCTGAAGGTTGGCTTCCCTTTGAAGGCAAGTGCTACTACTTCTCTCTAAGCACCAAGTCGTGGGATGAGGCCCGGAAGTTCTGCCAGGAGAACTACTCTCACTTGGTCATCATCAATACCTTAGCTGAGCAC AATTTCGTGGCCAAGGCTCATGGCTCTCCGCGGGTGTACTGGTTGGGGCTGAATGACAAGGGCCGAGAAGGGGACTGGAGGTGGCTGGATGGGTCTCCTGTCACGTTAAG TTTCTGGGCCCCACAGGAACCCAACAACATCCTGGAAGAGGACTGTGCCAGCATGAACAACGGTGGCACCTGGAACGATCTCTCTTGTGCCAAAACGACGTATTGGATTTGCGAGCGGAAGTGTTCCTGTTGA